GATTTCCCAACCAAAGTAAAGACATCCTGTcgtattttttctgtttcaatgatcaataatttgttatttttggtaCTCTCGTTAATTAGAATGGATGTTGTTCTTACCTTCTAGATCTGTCATGAGATCCTTAATAGCCGGAGACCAAGTGTAGGAAATGGCTTTGAAGAATTCAGCGGTGTTATTGTTCTTCAGAGCCAAGCACAAGGTGTATAATTTTTCAAGTTCTTTGTTGCCGGTTTTAGTACTTTGTGGTATTCGTTTCCATAGGTATTTTGCATTTGACCTGATAAATAACAAGTTTATAATGTTCTCTAAGGAAATAATAATCAAGCATTGACTTACAGATCATCCTGGTATAAATATGCAGCAAGGAGTTGGATATATTGTTCAGCACTGATACAGGactagaaacaaaaagaaaagtgatGCAGCAGTTTAATTGGTTTTGGTTGGTTTATTTATTCCTACCTCTAATTCTTCATCCTCAAGTTGTTTTACCAAATCAGTGTATTTATCGGGTTGcatgttttttaattgtatgttttttaaatttattaaaatagtaGAATTTCTTCTTAACTTGATTACTTCGTTTGgtatatttctttttagtttttttttgtgaaatagatataagaactgtcaaattagtttttatttcggttttctTACATGTGAGCTTTACGCTTTATAAGGTAGTGGCAGGCATGTCAGTGAGtttgattttgttattattttgtaatattatgTGAATGTGACGTTTCTATATATTAttacaaatgttttttgtcagttatttattaaaaacaacggtaacattataatttttaaactaaattatacatttcaaagaaaaaaaaaagaaagttagaCTCAACTTCTTCGgtagaaaaacatttatatataaaaaatgttaaaaattgtaatttttggcCCAATAATGGTTTATTTAggtttatttaaacttttcatccttgtttttgtttggttatgtgatccgtatttttttaaatttagggaAATTATTTACATAACTAAAACTTAATCATTATTTTAGAatcattaaagttttaaaactagCTTTTTTTATTACTACGTAAATTTAACTCAAAAGTAAGCACTTAATTCAAGATGCAATTAATCTGAGTGTAACGAAAGTTGAATACACGTTAATTCTACAAGAGTAGGGTAGAGTTTTTTATTCGTTGTGAATCCAGTAAACTAGCAGCAGTTcaaacaaagttaaaataaatagacaaatagtaaaaaccaaaataattgtgtatcccgctaaaaataaaaaaaattaaaatcacatcAATGGCCTCTTTTTAGGTTTTAGCACGGAACTGTTAGCACAAAAATCTTTTGTTCTTAGCTCAGATATACTGGAGCAGATAATTTTTACATCCGAGTTAGTTCAGAGCTCAAGATATAAGAACCGAGCAAATATCTTATTCAAGTCAACTTCCCTTATGTTATTGATTTGAACGAAACTGGTTTAATGAAAGTTTTCTTCGGTACCATATACCAACGACAAGACTAACCTGCAGAATTGCTAACTTCCGTATGAAGTTAGTCTTTAGACAATACGtcagaaaaattcatatttggtttaaataaaatgtcttaaGTTCATTTAAGTCtttgaatgaaaagaaaacatttttatgatttatacatatttactcGTTACTCGTTTAACTTCAAACTGCTATCTATTAAGATACATCTAACGAAAAGTAGCCCCAATAATGTCCAAGCGTCGTCATTTAGATAATAATTTAATGGACATTAATCTCAATTGTATacttcatataaataaaaacacgtgAAACGAATATCATATAGGAGCTTTAGAAAATAGTAAGTGAGAAGAgcttaagaaaatcaaaattaaggTGCGCAACTGATCGTAGAAATTCAGGGTCTAGTTACTGATAACTCTGAAAATCTGAACCTTTCTTATGTATGGTCGCATGTCAGTGACGAAGGGAAACTACACATTTCATTATTTATCAGAACAGCTAATATTAGAgagaagtttttataaaaagaataactcttgaaggatttcTTATTCCTCGAAAGATGCAGTACTAGAAAAAGCGATTGAACCCAAAGACGCACTATTCATCACGCCACTGGTATTTTTAGTAAGAAGAGAAGAAGAGACTAATGAATTAAGTAATTAAGAAaaagataattattttattttggttcaTTAAAAGGTTAAATTTACACAGATTAATTTAAACCGTACGTCATGTTGtcttgagaaattaaaaaaaaaactccgtcaatattgatatgaaaaaaaacaagaaggtTTCAATTcagaagaacatttttgaactGCCCAAACGGGATACTTACAGTAGTCTTTGTTAGACCCTGCATTTTTCTAAAGACCATCAATTCTTCTTAAAACCGCTCAACTTCTTAAGACCGTGCAAAATTCAAAATCCATACCGACCTGAACGGTATTGAAAATCTTGAAGAgaggtgaaaaataaaatattattcatttttgacatttcaagtgCCGTATATTTTACCTATACATATTTAACTGCCCAGTTTATGTTTCCAAAAtttctgaattttatttcagtcGGATTGTAAATTAAAgcagaagaataaaatataaacagaatTCAATATTCATTCTCACTTAacattgaaaaatcaaatcacaaaaattcatttttccgAGTTTGTTTAATGTTTCTGAGAATAAAGACATCatggctaaaacacaaacagCAGACGTTTACTAGTTCAGCCATAGGATTCAAttcatgctatcacaatgaagcttcgacctctcgtttcatttgacaatcgtaaggaaaagaacgttatgtgactccaaacggaagctttagttcaaatttgctgaacatttgctttgtctgacatctcaacagctgtaaaaaagtcaacaaataaaatacatttgcttttggagggattcgcattggttattataggctatGTTAGCTACTTCctcgataaattaaattttgttgatttcaaaactcatatttttatatatggcAGTAAACTGCGTTCTtagaacgtaaattttgaccaa
This window of the Eupeodes corollae chromosome 3, idEupCoro1.1, whole genome shotgun sequence genome carries:
- the LOC129949870 gene encoding COP9 signalosome complex subunit 8, which encodes MQPDKYTDLVKQLEDEELESCISAEQYIQLLAAYLYQDDLSNAKYLWKRIPQSTKTGNKELEKLYTLCLALKNNNTAEFFKAISYTWSPAIKDLMTDLEEKIRQDVFTLVGKSYTYIYENKLMELTALAQDPLRKACESMDWKLEQDAQQQSLVVPKLKPNAELINTPSEDLLYTLTEFVSFLEN